GTTCGGGCGCGTCTTTTTCGACCAGCGTCTCTTTTCCGGTCAGAAAATTTTCCGGATGCGTTTTCCGTTAATGGAGCCAGCGGCTTGATAGACGATCGGGCCGGAGGAATTTTTGAACGGGTGGACCCTGAACGGGGATATTTTGGTTTTCACTCAGGATTTGCCGCGTCAATCTGCCAAGTCCAGAAATTGCCAGTGTAACAATCTGACTATCAGTTGGTAAACTGGCGGAGAGGGTGGGATTCGAACCCACGGTACCGTTGCCGGCACACCTGATTTCGAGTCAGGCGCATTCGACCACTCTGCCACCTCTCCGGGGCGAAAGGGAGGCACGCTAAGGAGCGCGCATCAAAACGGAAGCAGAAAGTTGCCGGATCATTTTTTCGCGGGCTCCAGCTTGTAGCCGTCCTTGCCGTCGAGCATGGCCCAGCCGGAGGCGGCGAGCCGGGCGCGGAGTTGGTCGGCGGCGGCGAAGTCCTTCGCTTTTTTGGCCGCCCAGCGCTGTTCGGCGAGGGTGGCGACTTCGGCGGGGACTTCGGCTTTCGGCCCGGCGGGCGCATCGAGTTTCAGGCCGAGGGCGAAGAGAATGCGCGTGAAGGCGGGGGCGTCGATGCCCGCCGCATCGGCGCCGCGGTTGACGGCGGTGAAGAGCGCGCCGAGGGCGGCCGGGGTGTTGAGGTCGTCGCGGAGCGCCTCCAGGACGGGCTCGAGCGCGCCGGGGCGGACGCCGGGCGGAAGGGCAGGGGGGAGCGTGGCGGCGAAGGCGCGGAGCGCGGCGAGGTTTTTCTCGGCGGCGTGCAGCGAATCGAGGGTGAAGTTGAGTTGTTTGCGCGGGTGCCCGGCGAGAAGGGCGTAGCGCAGCGCCATCGGGCCGTGGCCCATGTCGCGAAGCTGGTCGAGCGTGTAGAGGTTGTTGAGCGACTTGCTCATTTTCCTCCCGTCCACGAGGAGGTGTTCGCTGTGATACCAGTGGCGGGAAAACTCGGCGCCGTTGCAGCACTGGCTTTGGGCGATTTCGTTTTCATGGTGCGGGAAGAGCAGATCGACTCCCCCGGTGTGGAGGTCGATGGTGGGGCCGAGAAGCGCCTTGCTCATGGCGCTGCACTCGATGTGCCAGCCGGGACGGCCCGCGGCGGCGCCGGCGGGGCCGGGCCATTGGACATCGCCGTCATCGGGCTTGTGGGCTTTCCAGAGGGCGAAGTCGGAGCCATCCTCCTTTTCGTCGGAGTCGTGCGCGGCGGCCTCGGGCTTGCCGGCGAGGGCGGTGCCGAGTTTGAGCTCGCGCTCCCGGACGCGCGAGAGCGCGCCGTAACCCGGGTAGGATGATACTTTGAAATAGACGGAGCCGTCGGCGGTGCGGTAGGCGTTTCCTTTTTCGAGGAGGACGTTGATCATGTCCACCTGCTCGCGCATGAAACGCGGATCGGTGGCGCGGGGTTCCTCGTGGGGACGGAGGCAGTTGAGGGCGTCGCAGTCGGCGTGGAATTTTTCCGTCCACTGGCGGGTGACGTCGGAGAGGGGGCGTTTCTCGTCGCGGGAGCGGCGGATGGTCTTGTCGTCAACGTCGGTGATATTGCGGACGTGGCGGACTTTTCCCGGGCCGAATTCGAGTTCGAGGAGGCGGCGGACGAGGTCGTTGACCACGAAGGTGCGGAAGTTGCCGATATGGGCGGGCGCGTAAACGGTGGGGCCGCAGTTGTAGAAACGGAAAACGCCGTCGGGCTGCGCGGGGGCGAGTTCGCGGGTCGTGCGGGTGAGCGAGTCGTGGAGGCGGATGGGCATCGAGCGGGAATTAAGAATTAAAAATTAAGAATTAAGAAAGCGGAAATTGCGCGCGCGGGGCGGGGCCCCGTTTTTCCGCATTGGATTTTTTGCGGGATTTGGGATGCTGGTCCTTTTTCGCGAACCTCGCATGAAACCTTCAACCCTTCCGAAGCGCATCGTCGTCAAGTTTGGCACCGGCGTCCTCACCTCCGGCATCGGACAACTGAATGCGGAACGCATCGCCGCCATCTGCTCCCAGCTCGCCGCGCTTCGCGCCGCCGGCACCGAGATCATCGTGGTTTCCTCCGGCGCGGTCGGCCTCGGCATGGGGCGCCTCGGCCTCGCGAAAAAACCGCGCGACGTCTCGAAAAAGCAGGCCTGCGCCGCCGTCGGCCAGTCGCTGCTCATGCAGTATTGGCAGCGCGGATTCGACCCGCACGGGCTGACCGTCGCGCAAGTCCTCCTCACGCACGACGACCTGCGCCTGCGCGACCGCCATCTCGGCGTGAAGGATTGCCTGCACCAGCTCATCGACTACGGCTCCATCCCGGTCATCAACGAAAACGACACGGTTTCCGCCGCCGAGATCAAGTTCGGCGACAACGACACGCTCTCCGCCCTGGTCGCCAGTCTGGCCGGCGCGCAACACCTCGTCATCCTCTCCACCGCGCCCGGCCTCATCGACCTGCGCGGCACGGGGAAAATCGTGCCCGTGGTCGCGAAAATCACCCCCGAGATCGAGGCGATGGCCGGCGGCACCACGAGCGAAACCGCGACCGGCGGGATGATTTCGAAGATCTCCGCCGCGAAACTGGCCGTGCGCGCCGGCTGCGGCGTGTTCATCGCCAGCGGCGCGGAGCCGGATATCCTGCCCCGCCTGCTCGCCGGCACCGGGCCGGGCACGTTTTTTGTGCCCAGCGGCCTGCCGATGGACTCGCGCAAACGCTGGCTCGCGTATTTCCAGCGCCCGACCGGATCGCTGCACATCAACACCTGCGCCGTCCCGGTGCTTCGCGAGCAAGGCCGCAGCCTGCTCGCCGTGGGCGTGACCGGGGCGTCGGGCGCGTTTTCCGCCGGCGACATCGTCAACGTGGTCGCGCCCGACGGCGCCGTCGTCGCGCGCGGCGAGACCGCCTACGACAGCGGGGAGATCCCGCTCATCGCCGGCCTGCAAAGCCCCGCGCTGCGCAAGCGTTACCCGGCGCGCAAGCACCTGGAGGTCATCCATCGGGACGACCTCGCGCTGCTGTGAGAAACGGCGGCGGACGCGGCGGCGGCCTGCCTTCCGCGAAGCGGCCCGCGCGTCATGCGACGGCGGCGGGCGGGCCGGCCTGCGCGAGACCGAGCGCGCCGGTCATGACTCCAAACAAATCCGTGTTTTGCATCAGCCCGCGAACGGGTTCGCTGCCCGGTCCGATGGCGGCGAGTTCCACGTAATCGGTGGTGTGGGCGATGCCGGTCCAGCCGGTCGAAGTGTAGTTGGAGACCAACTGGCCCAGCGTGATGAGCGGGCGGTTGCGCACGCGGTAGCCCTCGCGCGGCGACGGGTCCTTTTTCAACGCCCGCTGGAGCAGGCTGATTTCGTCGTCGAGCATCTCGATGCCGGTCGCGGTTTTTATGCGGTCGCGAATCCGGGCCGGCGTGCTCTCGTCGGAAAGTCCGTCGATGACCCAGTCGTTGGTCTGGCGAAACCCCGCCACGCGTTCGAAGCACTTTTGGGTGTCCCCGTAGCTGCCGCCGCGGCTGTCGAAACTGCCGCCGCTGCCGTTCAGGCCGGGATTGGCGTTGCCGTGGTCGGTCGTGATGACGACCAGGGTGTCGTCGCGCCCGGCGGCGAAATCGAGCGCTACGCCCACGGCGGCGTCGAAGTCGATCTGCTCGTGGATCAATGCCGCGATGTCGTTGGCGTGCGCGGCCATGTCCACCTTCGCCCCTTCGATTTGCATCAGGAAGCCGCCGGGGTGCCCGGCCATGCGCGCGATGGCGGCGCGGGCCATCTCGGCGAGCGAGGGGACGGCGGCGTCGAGCGCGCCGTCGGCCCTGCGATCGAGGACGTAGGGCAGGTGGTCGGGGTCAAAGACGCCGAGCAGCCGTCCGCCGGACGGCACCGCCAGGAGCGCGCCGCGGTCGCGCGC
This genomic stretch from Termitidicoccus mucosus harbors:
- the cysS gene encoding cysteine--tRNA ligase, producing the protein MPIRLHDSLTRTTRELAPAQPDGVFRFYNCGPTVYAPAHIGNFRTFVVNDLVRRLLELEFGPGKVRHVRNITDVDDKTIRRSRDEKRPLSDVTRQWTEKFHADCDALNCLRPHEEPRATDPRFMREQVDMINVLLEKGNAYRTADGSVYFKVSSYPGYGALSRVRERELKLGTALAGKPEAAAHDSDEKEDGSDFALWKAHKPDDGDVQWPGPAGAAAGRPGWHIECSAMSKALLGPTIDLHTGGVDLLFPHHENEIAQSQCCNGAEFSRHWYHSEHLLVDGRKMSKSLNNLYTLDQLRDMGHGPMALRYALLAGHPRKQLNFTLDSLHAAEKNLAALRAFAATLPPALPPGVRPGALEPVLEALRDDLNTPAALGALFTAVNRGADAAGIDAPAFTRILFALGLKLDAPAGPKAEVPAEVATLAEQRWAAKKAKDFAAADQLRARLAASGWAMLDGKDGYKLEPAKK
- the proB gene encoding glutamate 5-kinase, encoding MKPSTLPKRIVVKFGTGVLTSGIGQLNAERIAAICSQLAALRAAGTEIIVVSSGAVGLGMGRLGLAKKPRDVSKKQACAAVGQSLLMQYWQRGFDPHGLTVAQVLLTHDDLRLRDRHLGVKDCLHQLIDYGSIPVINENDTVSAAEIKFGDNDTLSALVASLAGAQHLVILSTAPGLIDLRGTGKIVPVVAKITPEIEAMAGGTTSETATGGMISKISAAKLAVRAGCGVFIASGAEPDILPRLLAGTGPGTFFVPSGLPMDSRKRWLAYFQRPTGSLHINTCAVPVLREQGRSLLAVGVTGASGAFSAGDIVNVVAPDGAVVARGETAYDSGEIPLIAGLQSPALRKRYPARKHLEVIHRDDLALL
- a CDS encoding alkaline phosphatase produces the protein MSPLNRRDFLRAGIAGSVLFSTGLHAATSAATSAPAAARSGGRRRARNVIVLVADGMSMGTLAMTERYLRCFEGRGTRWIGLYQEHPGARRAAMDTCSADSLVTDSAAASSAWGSGLKVNNGAINQTPDGRLHTPILRLAAGAGIGTALVTSARITHATPAGFGAMVESRVDEPEIALQYLDARYDVLLGGGARFFEPGKRKDKRDLFAEYSKAGYHVARDRGALLAVPSGGRLLGVFDPDHLPYVLDRRADGALDAAVPSLAEMARAAIARMAGHPGGFLMQIEGAKVDMAAHANDIAALIHEQIDFDAAVGVALDFAAGRDDTLVVITTDHGNANPGLNGSGGSFDSRGGSYGDTQKCFERVAGFRQTNDWVIDGLSDESTPARIRDRIKTATGIEMLDDEISLLQRALKKDPSPREGYRVRNRPLITLGQLVSNYTSTGWTGIAHTTDYVELAAIGPGSEPVRGLMQNTDLFGVMTGALGLAQAGPPAAVA